In Bradyrhizobium sp. CCBAU 051011, the following are encoded in one genomic region:
- a CDS encoding dihydrodipicolinate synthase family protein: MNKPVLPMSSLSLRLPTADRSIETYRLAASRTFPAKLEGTLNRVAFSAAHVVADPFVDNDPWLSAAIDWDRTIAFREHIWELGLGVAEAMDTAQRGMGLDWPTSLELIQRSVKAAKAKGNALVFSGAGTDHLAVEDAKSIDDVIRAYEEQIAAVEKAGGRIILMASRALAKLGRSADDYATVYNRVLGQVREPVIIHWLGDMFDPALAGYWGTADLDKAMDTAVAIINANAAKVDGVKVSLLDKQREIDMRRRLDKNVKMYTGDDFNYAELIAGDAQGFSHALLGIFDAIAPAASYALSRLAAGDDAGFHDVLGPTVPLSRHIFRAPTRFYKTGIVFMAYLNGHQDHFTMVGGQESTRSTLHLAELFRLADKAGLLSNPELATRRMKTVLATRGIEP, from the coding sequence ATGAACAAGCCCGTCCTGCCGATGTCCTCGTTGTCACTAAGGCTGCCGACGGCGGATCGTTCGATCGAGACGTATCGCCTGGCGGCGTCGCGGACGTTTCCGGCAAAGCTCGAAGGCACGCTCAACCGCGTGGCTTTCTCGGCCGCGCACGTGGTTGCGGATCCGTTTGTCGATAACGATCCCTGGCTAAGCGCTGCCATCGATTGGGACCGGACGATTGCGTTCCGCGAGCATATCTGGGAGCTCGGCCTTGGCGTCGCCGAAGCGATGGACACCGCGCAGCGCGGCATGGGGCTGGACTGGCCGACGTCACTGGAGTTGATCCAGCGCTCGGTGAAGGCGGCCAAAGCGAAGGGCAACGCACTGGTGTTCTCCGGCGCCGGCACCGATCACCTCGCGGTGGAAGACGCGAAGTCGATCGATGACGTCATTCGTGCCTATGAAGAGCAGATCGCCGCGGTCGAGAAAGCCGGCGGCCGTATCATCCTGATGGCCTCGCGCGCGCTGGCGAAACTCGGCCGCAGCGCCGACGATTACGCCACGGTCTATAACCGTGTGCTGGGGCAAGTGCGGGAGCCCGTGATCATCCACTGGCTCGGCGACATGTTCGATCCGGCGCTCGCAGGCTATTGGGGCACCGCCGATCTCGACAAGGCGATGGATACGGCGGTCGCCATCATCAACGCCAACGCTGCCAAGGTTGACGGCGTAAAAGTCTCGCTGCTCGACAAGCAGCGCGAGATCGACATGCGCCGGCGGCTCGACAAGAACGTCAAGATGTATACCGGCGACGATTTCAATTATGCCGAATTGATCGCGGGCGACGCGCAGGGCTTTTCCCACGCGCTGCTCGGCATCTTCGACGCCATCGCTCCCGCGGCTTCCTATGCGCTGTCGCGGCTCGCAGCCGGCGACGATGCCGGCTTCCACGACGTATTGGGGCCGACGGTGCCGCTCTCGCGCCATATCTTCCGGGCGCCGACGCGATTCTACAAAACTGGCATTGTCTTCATGGCCTATCTCAACGGCCATCAGGACCATTTCACCATGGTCGGCGGGCAGGAGAGTACGCGCTCGACGCTGCATTTGGCCGAACTGTTTCGTTTGGCCGACAAGGCCGGCCTGCTCTCCAACCCTGAACTGGCGACACGGCGCATGAAGACGGTGCTGGCAACGCGCGGCATCGAGCCCTGA
- a CDS encoding sugar phosphate isomerase/epimerase, with translation MRDFSSDHRWLSLNTATVRKQGDLVAIIDACARHGIRAIDPWRDQVASVGLDRAVRAVRDAGLELSGYCRGGMFTSDAARRVEARDDNRRAIDEAKALGAPCIVLVVGGLPQYSRPGSAVSKDIAAARTQVHDAIAEMLEYAQQANMPLAIEPLHPAYAADRACVNTTKQALDICDQLDPQRTGALGVALDVYHIWWDPELMSQIARAGKDRLLAFHVCDWLVPTKDILNDRGMMGDGVIDIKSARAAVEAQGFAGYSEIEIFSNDWWARPMDEVLKTCIERHRTVV, from the coding sequence ATGCGCGATTTCTCGAGCGATCATCGCTGGCTGTCGCTGAACACGGCGACGGTACGCAAGCAGGGCGATCTCGTCGCCATCATCGACGCCTGCGCGCGGCACGGCATCCGGGCCATCGACCCCTGGCGCGACCAGGTCGCATCGGTTGGCCTCGACCGCGCGGTGCGGGCCGTCCGCGATGCCGGGCTTGAATTGTCGGGCTATTGCCGCGGCGGTATGTTCACCTCCGATGCGGCGCGCCGCGTCGAGGCGCGCGACGACAATCGCCGCGCCATCGACGAAGCCAAGGCACTGGGCGCGCCCTGCATCGTGCTTGTTGTCGGCGGCCTGCCGCAATATTCGCGTCCGGGAAGCGCTGTTTCGAAGGATATCGCGGCGGCACGCACGCAGGTTCACGACGCCATCGCCGAAATGCTGGAATATGCGCAGCAGGCCAACATGCCGCTTGCGATCGAACCGCTGCATCCGGCCTATGCCGCCGACCGCGCCTGCGTGAACACGACCAAGCAGGCACTGGATATTTGCGACCAACTCGATCCGCAACGCACCGGCGCGCTCGGCGTGGCGCTCGACGTCTATCACATCTGGTGGGATCCGGAATTGATGTCGCAGATCGCGCGCGCCGGAAAAGATCGCCTGCTCGCGTTTCACGTCTGCGACTGGCTGGTGCCGACCAAAGACATCCTCAACGACCGCGGCATGATGGGCGACGGCGTCATCGACATCAAATCCGCGCGAGCGGCGGTCGAGGCACAGGGCTTTGCCGGTTATTCCGAGATCGAAATCTTCTCCAACGACTGGTGGGCGAGGCCGATGGACGAGGTTTTGAAGACCTGCATCGAGCGGCATCGGACGGTGGTCTAA
- a CDS encoding cytochrome c family protein → MLASPSALPQAPQGTEEASGQQAFNNACRTCHLVREGDNRLGPNLYKIVGRKAGSLPDYAFSGAMKEAGFVWDEEKLDRFIANPDEVVPGNSMKPYGGLSSSDDRKKIVAFLAQAR, encoded by the coding sequence ATGCTTGCATCGCCTTCCGCCCTGCCTCAGGCGCCGCAAGGCACGGAGGAGGCCTCAGGACAACAGGCGTTTAACAATGCCTGCCGAACCTGCCACCTGGTGAGAGAGGGCGACAATCGGCTTGGCCCCAACCTGTACAAGATCGTCGGACGGAAAGCAGGATCGCTGCCGGATTACGCGTTTTCCGGCGCAATGAAGGAGGCTGGCTTTGTCTGGGACGAGGAGAAGCTCGACCGCTTCATTGCAAATCCCGATGAGGTCGTACCCGGCAACAGCATGAAGCCGTACGGCGGCCTCTCATCGAGCGACGACAGAAAGAAAATCGTCGCCTTCCTTGCCCAAGCCCGATAG
- a CDS encoding Spy/CpxP family protein refolding chaperone, with the protein MQQRIQQRQQMVQERQREVLSRQSTERQGRIDRLQQRVQQLQSQKPEGRQAQRAQERLLQTQSRLLQREQRMQQSDQARLQRLAPPPSAERSAAAAAVQAAARGRFAAQFRSNDALQARAELTARENGWAPRHAWRRGHRAAFVAWLGPVFWPYAYSDIFEYTFWPTAYDPGYWAYAYDDFVDTVFWGTDSPYSAYARYPEPGAAITDSRARGRASVSPQTLRQLCGDPGKGVTAWPIAEITRAVRPTPEQRALLDELKTAAAKAADVFKESCADSYAMTPPGRLRAMTNRVKATLDAITIVRPALEKFYNSLNDEQKARFNALGPSLGERPQQQASAQAEGCGDPKSSLTQMPIERIEAVVRPAGEQKEALDRLSDVTKKAVAGLQAVCPDDVPLTPVGRLDAMEKRLKAMIEAADWVQEALDKFYATLGSEQKARFNTLRQIASP; encoded by the coding sequence GTGCAGCAGCGCATCCAGCAGCGACAGCAAATGGTCCAGGAACGGCAGCGTGAGGTGCTGTCGCGCCAGAGCACGGAGCGCCAAGGCCGCATCGATCGCCTGCAGCAGCGCGTACAGCAATTGCAGTCGCAAAAGCCGGAAGGCCGCCAGGCGCAACGCGCGCAGGAGCGGTTGCTGCAGACACAGAGCCGCCTGCTCCAGCGCGAACAGCGCATGCAGCAAAGCGATCAGGCGCGCCTGCAGCGGCTGGCACCACCGCCTTCGGCTGAACGATCCGCCGCTGCTGCCGCTGTGCAGGCTGCCGCACGCGGACGGTTTGCCGCGCAGTTCCGCAGCAATGATGCCCTGCAAGCACGCGCGGAGCTCACCGCGCGGGAGAACGGCTGGGCGCCCCGCCATGCCTGGCGGCGCGGCCACCGCGCAGCGTTTGTGGCCTGGCTCGGCCCGGTGTTCTGGCCCTATGCCTATTCCGACATCTTCGAATATACGTTCTGGCCCACCGCCTACGACCCCGGCTATTGGGCCTACGCTTACGACGACTTCGTCGACACGGTATTCTGGGGTACGGACAGCCCCTATTCCGCTTATGCCCGATATCCTGAACCAGGTGCGGCGATCACCGATTCTCGAGCGCGCGGACGCGCAAGCGTGAGCCCGCAGACTCTCCGGCAATTGTGCGGAGATCCAGGCAAGGGCGTGACCGCCTGGCCGATTGCAGAGATCACGCGGGCGGTACGGCCGACACCCGAGCAGCGTGCCCTGCTCGATGAATTGAAGACCGCTGCGGCAAAGGCGGCCGACGTGTTCAAGGAATCCTGCGCCGATTCCTATGCGATGACGCCACCTGGCCGCTTGCGAGCGATGACGAACCGCGTAAAAGCGACGCTCGACGCGATAACCATCGTACGGCCGGCACTTGAGAAGTTCTATAATTCGCTGAACGACGAGCAAAAGGCACGTTTCAACGCGCTCGGTCCGAGCCTCGGCGAACGCCCGCAGCAGCAAGCGAGTGCTCAAGCCGAGGGCTGCGGCGATCCGAAATCCAGCCTCACCCAAATGCCGATCGAACGGATCGAGGCTGTCGTACGGCCGGCAGGCGAGCAAAAGGAAGCGCTCGACCGCTTGAGCGACGTGACCAAGAAGGCGGTTGCAGGGCTGCAAGCTGTCTGCCCGGACGACGTGCCGCTTACCCCGGTCGGGCGGCTGGACGCGATGGAGAAGCGGCTCAAGGCCATGATCGAGGCAGCCGATTGGGTGCAGGAAGCATTGGACAAGTTCTATGCCACGCTGGGCAGCGAACAGAAGGCCCGCTTCAACACGCTGCGGCAGATCGCAAGCCCCTGA
- a CDS encoding cytochrome P450, whose amino-acid sequence MNLNARELAATFDLEKLTPEFYVDPYPTYRALRENEPVKRLPNGSYFLTRYDDLVTAYKNTKAFSSDKKKEFSPKYGDSLLYEHHTTSLVFNDPPAHTRVRRLIMGALSPRAIAGMEPDLVRLVDRLLDTIAAKSKVDLIEDFATAIPIEVIGNLLDVPQEERGPLRDWSLAILGALEPVIGPDAFARGNKAVKDFLAYLEVLVARRRAKPGNPDRDVLTRLIQGEDNGERLTEKELLHNCIFLLNAGHETTTNLIGNGLVALLQHAGEKRRLIEDPSLIKTAVEEMLRFESSNQLGNRMTVEPFELGGIKMPPGTPVTLCIGAANRDPAQFADPERLDVSRAPNRHLAFGTGAHQCAGMALARLEGAIAISRFLARFPDYALDGEPVRGGRVRFRGFLSVPCTVG is encoded by the coding sequence ATGAACCTGAATGCGCGCGAACTGGCGGCGACCTTCGACCTCGAAAAGCTGACGCCGGAGTTCTACGTGGACCCCTACCCGACCTATCGCGCGCTGCGAGAGAACGAGCCGGTCAAGCGGCTGCCGAACGGCTCGTATTTCCTGACCCGCTACGACGATCTGGTCACGGCCTACAAGAACACCAAGGCGTTCTCGTCGGACAAGAAGAAGGAGTTCTCGCCGAAGTACGGCGACTCCCTGCTCTACGAGCACCACACCACCAGCCTCGTCTTCAACGATCCTCCTGCCCACACCCGCGTCCGCCGCCTCATCATGGGCGCGCTGTCGCCACGCGCGATTGCCGGCATGGAGCCAGATCTGGTCAGGCTGGTAGACCGGCTGCTCGACACCATCGCGGCCAAAAGCAAGGTCGATCTGATCGAGGATTTTGCGACCGCGATTCCGATCGAGGTGATCGGCAATCTGCTCGACGTTCCGCAGGAGGAGCGCGGCCCCTTGCGCGATTGGTCGCTCGCCATCCTCGGCGCGCTGGAGCCGGTTATCGGCCCGGATGCTTTCGCCCGCGGCAACAAGGCGGTGAAGGATTTTCTTGCCTATCTGGAAGTACTGGTGGCACGGCGGCGGGCAAAGCCCGGCAATCCCGACCGCGATGTGCTGACCCGGCTCATCCAGGGCGAAGACAATGGCGAGCGGCTCACCGAAAAGGAGCTGCTGCACAACTGCATCTTCCTGCTCAATGCCGGCCACGAGACCACCACCAACCTGATCGGCAACGGGCTGGTGGCGCTGCTGCAGCACGCCGGCGAGAAGCGACGATTGATCGAGGACCCGTCGCTGATCAAGACCGCGGTCGAGGAAATGCTGCGGTTCGAGAGCTCCAACCAGCTCGGCAACCGCATGACAGTCGAGCCGTTCGAGCTCGGCGGCATCAAGATGCCACCGGGCACGCCGGTGACGCTGTGCATCGGCGCGGCCAACCGTGATCCCGCGCAGTTCGCCGACCCCGAACGTCTTGATGTCAGCCGCGCGCCGAACCGGCATCTCGCCTTCGGCACCGGCGCGCATCAATGCGCCGGGATGGCGCTGGCGCGGCTCGAGGGCGCGATTGCGATCTCGCGTTTCCTCGCGCGCTTTCCGGATTATGCGCTCGACGGCGAACCGGTCCGCGGCGGCCGGGTGAGATTCCGCGGATTTCTGAGCGTGCCCTGCACGGTCGGCTAA
- a CDS encoding TetR/AcrR family transcriptional regulator, whose protein sequence is MSTLRMTSDLRRQLILSAAKRCFARNGFAGTTTKSVAAAAAISEGLLFKHFPSKAALYAEILAEECEADPDFAHLLGQEPSTATLVELVKGMVDHFIEVSNGEDQEEAQRLRLMTTSHLDDGEFARLLYDKISGLIGPVFTASIESAVASGDAARIGSDPLNLFWFAHHTVLMAALTRLPAVPCLSYGNAADLERQLSQFILRGIGLTEAAIASHLDSGLSPNSGQSVTAESA, encoded by the coding sequence ATGTCCACCCTGCGTATGACCAGTGACTTGCGGCGCCAATTGATCCTGAGCGCTGCCAAGCGATGCTTCGCCCGTAACGGCTTTGCCGGCACCACGACCAAGAGCGTGGCGGCCGCCGCGGCTATTTCGGAAGGGCTGTTGTTCAAGCACTTCCCGTCCAAGGCCGCGCTCTATGCCGAAATTCTCGCCGAAGAATGCGAGGCCGATCCGGATTTCGCGCACCTGCTCGGCCAGGAGCCTTCCACTGCCACACTGGTCGAACTGGTCAAGGGCATGGTTGACCATTTCATCGAGGTATCGAACGGAGAGGACCAGGAAGAGGCGCAGCGGCTGCGGCTGATGACGACCAGCCATCTCGACGACGGCGAGTTCGCGCGCCTGCTCTACGACAAGATCAGCGGCCTGATCGGGCCGGTATTCACCGCATCGATCGAAAGTGCGGTCGCGTCTGGCGATGCGGCGCGGATCGGCAGCGATCCGCTCAACCTGTTCTGGTTCGCGCATCACACCGTGCTGATGGCGGCGCTGACGCGGCTTCCGGCCGTGCCCTGTCTTTCCTACGGCAACGCCGCCGATCTCGAGCGGCAACTTAGTCAATTCATCCTGCGCGGCATCGGACTTACCGAGGCCGCAATTGCTTCTCATCTGGACAGCGGGCTGTCACCGAATTCGGGACAATCGGTAACTGCGGAAAGTGCATGA
- a CDS encoding efflux RND transporter periplasmic adaptor subunit, producing MNILTEPKISGKPITEKPHKRPVRMVRWFIIIGTLLALLVGGLVWFNYFRGKMIAQFFAGMKPPPISVNVATAKSETIPNLLTAVGDLAAVHQVNVTSDVNGRITDILFKAGTSVKAGTPLVQLFDGPEQGDLANFKAQQRVAQISLDRAKQLAERQVGPQATVDNAQAVFDQASAGIAKTEAIISQKLVRAPFDGELGVRRVEVGQYLTAGTQIVSLTDLSVLFANFTVTEKDSGQLKVGQIVRIAVDAYPGRTFEGKITTIEPQIATETRNIRVQATIQNPDKILKPGMFATTTVVLPDKPPVVTVPETAIDYTLYGDSVYLISEKKEEDGKTSLSVTRTFVQTGNRIEGRAEVLKGLKDGDRVVAVGQLKLQSGAAVTLSNDPVPPIPAKPPRY from the coding sequence ATGAATATCCTGACTGAACCCAAAATTTCGGGCAAGCCGATTACCGAGAAGCCGCACAAGCGGCCGGTCCGGATGGTGCGCTGGTTCATCATCATCGGAACGCTGCTGGCTCTGCTGGTCGGCGGCCTGGTGTGGTTCAACTACTTCCGCGGCAAGATGATCGCGCAGTTCTTCGCGGGCATGAAGCCGCCGCCGATCAGCGTCAACGTTGCCACAGCGAAGTCCGAAACGATTCCCAATCTTCTGACCGCGGTCGGCGATCTCGCCGCCGTGCATCAGGTCAACGTGACCTCCGACGTGAACGGCCGCATCACCGATATCCTGTTCAAGGCGGGCACCAGCGTGAAGGCGGGTACGCCGTTGGTGCAGTTGTTCGACGGTCCCGAGCAGGGCGACCTCGCCAACTTCAAGGCACAGCAGCGCGTGGCGCAGATATCGCTGGATCGCGCCAAGCAACTGGCCGAGCGCCAGGTCGGACCGCAAGCGACGGTGGATAACGCCCAGGCTGTGTTCGACCAGGCCAGTGCCGGCATCGCCAAGACGGAAGCCATCATCTCACAGAAGCTGGTGCGGGCTCCCTTCGACGGTGAACTCGGCGTTCGCAGGGTCGAGGTCGGACAATATCTGACCGCCGGGACGCAGATCGTCTCGTTGACCGATCTGTCGGTGCTGTTTGCGAACTTCACCGTGACGGAAAAGGATTCCGGCCAGCTCAAGGTCGGGCAGATCGTCCGTATCGCGGTCGATGCCTATCCGGGCCGCACCTTCGAGGGCAAGATCACCACCATCGAGCCGCAGATCGCGACCGAAACGCGCAACATTCGCGTGCAGGCGACGATCCAGAATCCGGACAAGATCCTCAAGCCCGGCATGTTCGCGACCACCACCGTGGTGCTGCCGGACAAGCCGCCGGTGGTCACCGTGCCCGAAACCGCGATCGACTACACGCTCTATGGCGACTCGGTCTACCTCATCAGCGAGAAGAAGGAAGAGGATGGCAAGACCAGCCTCTCGGTGACGCGGACCTTCGTGCAGACCGGCAACCGCATCGAAGGACGCGCCGAAGTCCTGAAAGGGTTGAAAGATGGCGACCGCGTCGTCGCGGTGGGCCAGCTCAAGCTGCAATCGGGAGCGGCGGTGACGCTCTCGAACGATCCGGTGCCGCCAATTCCGGCGAAGCCGCCGCGCTACTGA